One genomic segment of Paenibacillus sp. FSL H8-0332 includes these proteins:
- a CDS encoding sigma factor-like helix-turn-helix DNA-binding protein: protein MEQQMIQRYRQEIYRIGWRLQYRSKRTRRHECTFMDIRPAQRDEAEEMINRLSIEQLLDTLPAKGKVILQKIYLQEMTEAEVAAQLHMSQQGVNKWKQKMLQQLSQTANSQTF, encoded by the coding sequence ATGGAACAGCAAATGATACAGCGTTACCGGCAGGAAATCTATCGAATCGGCTGGCGCTTACAATACCGGAGCAAGCGAACCCGCCGGCATGAGTGTACCTTCATGGATATCCGCCCGGCTCAGCGGGATGAAGCGGAGGAGATGATTAACCGGTTGTCCATTGAACAACTATTAGATACACTTCCAGCCAAAGGAAAGGTAATTCTGCAGAAGATTTATCTACAGGAAATGACAGAGGCTGAGGTCGCGGCACAGCTGCATATGAGTCAACAGGGGGTTAACAAATGGAAGCAAAAAATGCTCCAGCAGCTATCACAGACAGCGAATTCGCAGACCTTCTGA